A single Brachionichthys hirsutus isolate HB-005 chromosome 17, CSIRO-AGI_Bhir_v1, whole genome shotgun sequence DNA region contains:
- the LOC137906342 gene encoding caspase-6-like isoform X1, with protein MSVEGEDRCGGSVVAQDSRRATKRAGCTENLTETDSFFGSSAVALDPAEEYKMNNNRRGLAVIFNQERFFWRLGLNDRHGTNADCYNLERSLKELHFDVKTYHNYKLVEVLDKINEAAEDDHSDVDCFLLVFLSHGEDDHVYTYDGKIKIQDITALFKGDKCRGLVGKPKIFVLQACRGDKHDDPVTHCDAVDAIKTEEVVVDASAIHTLPAGADFIMCYSVAEGYYSHRDTFNGSWYIQDLCELLVKYGTSLEFTELLTLVNRKVSMRSVLRSSDSNSIGKKQVPCFASMLTKKLYFRVKK; from the exons ATGTCTGTTGAGGGAGAAGACAGATGTGGAG GAAGTGTCGTCGCTCAGGACAGCAGAAGAGCAACGAAAAGGGCGG GATGCACGGAGAACCTAACGGAGACCGATTCCTTCTTCGGCAG CAGTGCTGTAGCTTTGGATCCCGCGGAGGAGTACAAGATGAACAACAATCGGCGAGGACTTGCGGTCATCTTTAACCAGGAGCGATTCTTCTGGCGCCTGGGATTAAACGACAGACACGGAACCAACGCCGACTGCTACAACTTGGAGAGAAG TTTGAAAGAACTACATTTTGACGTGAAGACGTATCATAACTACAAACTGGTGGAGGTGTTGGATAAAATCAATGAAG ctgcagaggacGACCATTCAGACGTGGACTGCTTTCTGCTCGTCTTCCTGAGCCACGGCGAGGACGATCACGTTTACACGTACGACGGGAAGATCAAGATTCAAGACATCACGGCCCTGTTCAAAGGCGATAAATGCAGGGGCCTCGTGGGAAAGCCAAAGATCTTTGTATTACAG GCGTGCCGAGGAGACAAACATGACGATCCCGTGACTCATTGCGATGCCGTGGACGCGATAAAGACGGAGGAGGTGGTGGTCGATGCCAGCGCCATACACACCCTCCCTGCCGGCGCCGATTTCATCATGTGCTACTCGGTGGCCGAAG GGTACTATTCCCATCGGGACACCTTTAACGGCTCCTGGTACATCCAGGACCTTTGTGAGCTGCTTGTGAAATACGGGACCTCCCTTGAATTCACGGAATTGCTCACGCTGGTGAACAGAAAAGTGTCGATGAGGAGCGTCCTGCGCAGCAGCGACAGCAACTCCATCGGGAAGAAGCAAGTGCCTTGCTTCGCCTCAATGCTCACAAAGAAACTCTATTTCCGGGTTAAAAAGTAA
- the LOC137906342 gene encoding caspase-6-like isoform X2, giving the protein MSVEGEDRCGGSVVAQDSRRATKRAGCTENLTETDSFFGSAVALDPAEEYKMNNNRRGLAVIFNQERFFWRLGLNDRHGTNADCYNLERSLKELHFDVKTYHNYKLVEVLDKINEAAEDDHSDVDCFLLVFLSHGEDDHVYTYDGKIKIQDITALFKGDKCRGLVGKPKIFVLQACRGDKHDDPVTHCDAVDAIKTEEVVVDASAIHTLPAGADFIMCYSVAEGYYSHRDTFNGSWYIQDLCELLVKYGTSLEFTELLTLVNRKVSMRSVLRSSDSNSIGKKQVPCFASMLTKKLYFRVKK; this is encoded by the exons ATGTCTGTTGAGGGAGAAGACAGATGTGGAG GAAGTGTCGTCGCTCAGGACAGCAGAAGAGCAACGAAAAGGGCGG GATGCACGGAGAACCTAACGGAGACCGATTCCTTCTTCGGCAG TGCTGTAGCTTTGGATCCCGCGGAGGAGTACAAGATGAACAACAATCGGCGAGGACTTGCGGTCATCTTTAACCAGGAGCGATTCTTCTGGCGCCTGGGATTAAACGACAGACACGGAACCAACGCCGACTGCTACAACTTGGAGAGAAG TTTGAAAGAACTACATTTTGACGTGAAGACGTATCATAACTACAAACTGGTGGAGGTGTTGGATAAAATCAATGAAG ctgcagaggacGACCATTCAGACGTGGACTGCTTTCTGCTCGTCTTCCTGAGCCACGGCGAGGACGATCACGTTTACACGTACGACGGGAAGATCAAGATTCAAGACATCACGGCCCTGTTCAAAGGCGATAAATGCAGGGGCCTCGTGGGAAAGCCAAAGATCTTTGTATTACAG GCGTGCCGAGGAGACAAACATGACGATCCCGTGACTCATTGCGATGCCGTGGACGCGATAAAGACGGAGGAGGTGGTGGTCGATGCCAGCGCCATACACACCCTCCCTGCCGGCGCCGATTTCATCATGTGCTACTCGGTGGCCGAAG GGTACTATTCCCATCGGGACACCTTTAACGGCTCCTGGTACATCCAGGACCTTTGTGAGCTGCTTGTGAAATACGGGACCTCCCTTGAATTCACGGAATTGCTCACGCTGGTGAACAGAAAAGTGTCGATGAGGAGCGTCCTGCGCAGCAGCGACAGCAACTCCATCGGGAAGAAGCAAGTGCCTTGCTTCGCCTCAATGCTCACAAAGAAACTCTATTTCCGGGTTAAAAAGTAA